ATTTGTTAGTTTTAATTGAGGATATTCTCGACTTTTCTAAAGTTGAGGCTGGCAAGCTGACTCTAAAATTAGAGCCTTTAAATGTCGTCGATTTAGTTATAGCAACAACAGAAGAAATGCACTGTTTAGCCGAGCAGAAGCATTTGGAGTTACAGAGATCGTTTGCTATTCAATCCTCCATAATTACTAATGACAGCGTTCGCCTGCGGCAAATCTTACTCAATTTGCTATCGAATGCCATCAAGTTTACTGAAGTGGGTAAGGTTGAAGTTAGGGTGTGGGAATTAGGTTCAGACCGAATTGCGATCGCGGTAGAAGATACGGGAATTGGTATTGCTCCAGAAGACTTGCAATCGATTTTTCAACCATTCCGCCAAGGGAACCAAACTCTAACCCGCCAGCATGGAGGTACGGGACTGGGATTAGCAATTACAGATTCCCTAGTCAAGATGATGGGAGGAAAAATTTCGGTTGAAAGTCAACTAGGTGAAGGCACGACATTTTACGTCGAGTTACCCCGTCAGGTTGGACAGCAATAGACATCGGGTAAAATGCACAGTCCTTGGGAGATCCCCCAACCCCCTTCAAAAGGGGGCTATTGGTTCCCCCCTTGTTAAGGGGGGCTAGGGGGGATCGAGATCTTCAACTTCAAACACAAGGGGGCTATGATTTCCCCCCTTCAAAAGGGGAGCTAGGGGGGATCGAGATCTTCAACTTCAAACGCAGAACTCCCACCGACTCTTGTACGGGCGGGTTTTTAAACCCGCCCCTACGACTCCCGACTCCCTTAATTAACAGAACTCAACTCTTTACCCACAACAGCCTCCGGCGTATCAACTTCAGAAGGTGGTACGACTTGCCAGAATTTAGGCAAATATTCCGACCAATTCGCTAGAATAGCTTGCGCTTTTGCAGAGTTTGTGCGTTCGGCGTGCGTTTGAATCAGCTGGCGTAACTGTCGTTCTCCCGCAGGCGAGCTGACTTTTTGCAGCTTGACAATTTCGTGGTTGACTAACTCCGAGAAATTCCCCTCTTCGTCAAGGAAGTAAGCTAATCCACCCGTCATCCCCGCACCGACGTTTCTGCCAACTTTGCCCAAGACGACAATCGTACCACCAGTCATGTACTCGCAACAGTGATCGCCCGCACCCTCAATGACTGCAACGCCTTTGGAGTTACGGACTGCAAAACGCTCGCCTGCGATTCCGTTAGCAAAAAGTACTCCACCCGTCGCCCCATACAAGCAAGTGTTACCGACGATAACGTTATCAGCCGCTGCATAGTTAGCTTCTGGAGGAGGCGTGATGACAATTTCGCCACCATGCATCCCTTTACCTACGTAGTCGTTGGCTTCCCCGACGAGTTTCAAAGTCATTCCCGATAAGTTGAATGCACCGAAACTTTGTCCGATCGCACCCGTAAAGTTAAGGTCGAGTTGTCCTTCAAAACCATCATCGCCATAAAGGGAAGCGATCGCCCCTGCAATTCTCGCGCCTACGGTACGGTCGGTGTTGACGACATTATAGGTTTTGCTAACGGCAGATTGATTTTGAATTGCGGCTTGGATTTCTGGATCGGCAAGAATTTCATCATCCAATACGTGTCCGTTGCTGTGGACGTTTTCATGCGACAACCAAGCGCGATCGCTTTTCGTATCGGGTAACTTGGTAATGCAGTCGAGGTTGAGAGTTTTTGTCTTCGTCAAGCGCACTTCTTCCCTAACTTTCAGCAAGTCAGCGCGACCGACAATTTCATCGATAGAACGATATCCCAACCGTGCCAATAAGCTACGTGTTTCTTCCGCGATAAATAAGAAGAAGTTGACAACGTGTTCTGGAATCCCTGGGAAACGCTGGCGCAAGTCTTCCCGTTGGGAAGCAACACCCACAGGACAATTGTTGGTATGGCAGATTCTCGCCATAATACAACCTTCGGCAATCATGGCGATCGAACCGAAGCCGAATTCTTCTGCTCCCATTAACGCACCCATTAACACGTCCCAACCGCTCTTAATTCCGCCATCAACGCGCAGAATTACGCGATCGCGCAGACTGTTTTGCATTAGCGATCGATGCACCTCCGTCAGTCCCAATTCCCACGGCGTACCCGCGTGTTTGATCGAACTTAAGGGTGACGCACCCGTACCACCATCGTGACCGGATATTTGAATGATATCGGCGTTAGCTTTAGCTACCCCCGCCGCGATCGTCCCAATGCCAATTTCTGCGACCAATTTCACCGAAACTTGAGCTTTGGGATTAATTTGGTGCAAGTCAAAAATTAGCTGCGCCAAATCTTCAATCGAATAAATATCGTGGTGGGGTGGCGGCGAAATTAAAGTGACTCCTGGTTTAGAACGGCGCAGCATGGCAATGTAGGGGCTGACTTTTTTGCCTGGAAGTTGTCCGCCTTCCCCTGGTTTTGCCCCTTGAGCGATTTTAATTTCGATCTGCTTGGCGTTCATCAGATATTCTGGTGTCACGCCAAATCGACCGGAAGCAACCTGTTTGATCGCGCTGGATGCTGTGTCACCATTTTTCAAACCCTTGAGATGCGGTAGCAGCGAGGAACGCCCTTCGCTCACATCTTCTAGAACCTTGAACCGAACTGGATCTTCTCCGCCTTCACCAGAGTTAGATTTACCACCAATCCGGTTCATGGCGATCGCTAATACTTCGTGCGCTTCCCGCGATAATGCACCTAGAGACATGCCACCCGTACAGAAGCGCTTGACAATAGCGCTAGCTGGTTCGACTTCCTCAATCGAGATGGGACTGCGATCGGATTGGAAGTCGAGTAAGTCCCGCAAAGCAGTTAACGGACGGTTTTGCAAGTGTTTTTTGTAAATATTGTAATGATCCTGATTCTCTGGACTAGCAACGGCTTTGTGCAATGCTTTTGCCAGTTCGGGGCTATTCATGTGATATTCGCCCCCTGGACGGTACTGGACGAAACCGAAGTTTTCCAGCTTCTTCACCGTCACTTCTGGGAAGGCGCGAGTATGGAAGGATAGCACTTCGCTTGCCAATTCCTCAACGCTCAAACCGCCCAAACGTGATGTCGTGCCGTAAAATCCAATCGCGAGTAGATCGTGTCCGATGCCGATCGCCTCAAAGATTTGCGCTCCTTGGTAGCTCGATAGCAGCGAGATCCCCATCTTGGAAAGAATCTTCAAAATACCTGCTTCCACCGCTTTCTGGTAGTTAGCCAGAGCTTGCTGTAACGCCAAGCTCGTCATCTTACCCCGTTCCATCATCTGCTGGGTCTTCGGGTCGCCATGCCAACTTTCCACTGCGGCTAAGGTGAGATAAGGACATACAGCAGATGCACCGTAGCCAATCAGACAGGCAAAGTGATGGGTACTCCAACATTGTGCCGTATCGACGACTAGCGAAGCTTTCATCCTCATTCCAGCTCCGATCAGGTGGTGGTGTACTGCTCCTACGGCTAGCAGGGGCGGAATATAGCTAGTTTCGGCGCTAATTGGATTGGGCGTGCGATCGCTGAGGATTAAAATTTGCTTGCCAGTTTTGACGGCTGCAACTGCATCAGCTTGTAGCTTTTCTACAGCTTTTGCCAGTCCTGCGGGACCCGTAGTAATGTCGTATTGCGTCGAAAGCGTGGCGCACTCAAAACCTGATTGGGTAATTGCCTCTAAATCTGCTTGCTGTAATACGGGAGAATTTAACAGCAAGCGTCGGGCATCTTCCGCTTGCGGGTCGAGCAAGTTACCACGAGCGCCCAATTCTACTTTTAATGACATGACTAAGCTTTCCCGCAACGGATCGATCGCGGGGTTAGTCACTTGGGCAAACCGCTGTTTGAAATAGTTGTAAAGCAGGTGCGGCTTGCCTGAAAGGATGGCTAAGGGAATATCATCACCCATACAAAATGTCGGTTCTTTCCCTTCCGCCGCCATCGGCTGAATTGTCATTTCTACGTCTTCGCTGCTAAAACCGAAGGCGATTTGGTGACGCAGGAGAGTTTGTCTGTCGTTGTAGGGGTGAGGAGTGAGGAGTGAGGAGTGAGGGGAAGAACCGTTACCGTTGTCCTGGTTTGCGGTTTCTGTAGGGGCGCACAGCTGTGCGCCCTTACCTAGTTCCACGCGATATTGTTTCAGCCACTCGCCGTAGGGATGTGCTTTGGCAACGCGCTGTTTGACTTCCCAGTTTTTGAGGATGCTACCTTTGTTTAAGTCTAGAGCAATGGTTTGTCCTGGTCCGAGTCTACCTTTTTCCAGAATTTCGCTTTCTTTGAGATCTACCACTCCAGCTTCGGAAGCAACCACCAGCATTCCATCTTTAGTCACGACATATCGCGCCGGACGCAAGCCGTTGCGGTCTAGCGTAGCTCCTATAGTTTTGCCATCGCTGAATACGAGTAAGGCGGGACCAT
This window of the Chroococcidiopsis thermalis PCC 7203 genome carries:
- the gltB gene encoding glutamate synthase large subunit — translated: MDGKRMNRDLHNTNTIESVNSYVEPRWLVEERDACGVGLIAQQQNIPSHGIVSAALKALGCLEHRGGCSADNDSGDGSGILSAIPWELFHAWMKEQNIAIPPQENTGIGMVFLPQEPQQAQTVREVIEQVATAAGLTVLGWRVVPVKPEILGIQARENQPQIEQIIVSSELTGEELERQLYITRRRIGKAIAQQTQLQWSEHCYICSFSCRTIVYKGMVRAEVLGEFYQDLTNPAYQSAFCVYHRRFSTNTLPKWPLAQPMRLLGHNGEINTLLGNINWMRARQADLNHPVWQGNLDALNPIVQLDNSDSATLDNVFELLVRSGRSPSEALMLMVPEAYQNQPELAQYPEIVDFYEYFSGIQEAWDGPALLVFSDGKTIGATLDRNGLRPARYVVTKDGMLVVASEAGVVDLKESEILEKGRLGPGQTIALDLNKGSILKNWEVKQRVAKAHPYGEWLKQYRVELGKGAQLCAPTETANQDNGNGSSPHSSLLTPHPYNDRQTLLRHQIAFGFSSEDVEMTIQPMAAEGKEPTFCMGDDIPLAILSGKPHLLYNYFKQRFAQVTNPAIDPLRESLVMSLKVELGARGNLLDPQAEDARRLLLNSPVLQQADLEAITQSGFECATLSTQYDITTGPAGLAKAVEKLQADAVAAVKTGKQILILSDRTPNPISAETSYIPPLLAVGAVHHHLIGAGMRMKASLVVDTAQCWSTHHFACLIGYGASAVCPYLTLAAVESWHGDPKTQQMMERGKMTSLALQQALANYQKAVEAGILKILSKMGISLLSSYQGAQIFEAIGIGHDLLAIGFYGTTSRLGGLSVEELASEVLSFHTRAFPEVTVKKLENFGFVQYRPGGEYHMNSPELAKALHKAVASPENQDHYNIYKKHLQNRPLTALRDLLDFQSDRSPISIEEVEPASAIVKRFCTGGMSLGALSREAHEVLAIAMNRIGGKSNSGEGGEDPVRFKVLEDVSEGRSSLLPHLKGLKNGDTASSAIKQVASGRFGVTPEYLMNAKQIEIKIAQGAKPGEGGQLPGKKVSPYIAMLRRSKPGVTLISPPPHHDIYSIEDLAQLIFDLHQINPKAQVSVKLVAEIGIGTIAAGVAKANADIIQISGHDGGTGASPLSSIKHAGTPWELGLTEVHRSLMQNSLRDRVILRVDGGIKSGWDVLMGALMGAEEFGFGSIAMIAEGCIMARICHTNNCPVGVASQREDLRQRFPGIPEHVVNFFLFIAEETRSLLARLGYRSIDEIVGRADLLKVREEVRLTKTKTLNLDCITKLPDTKSDRAWLSHENVHSNGHVLDDEILADPEIQAAIQNQSAVSKTYNVVNTDRTVGARIAGAIASLYGDDGFEGQLDLNFTGAIGQSFGAFNLSGMTLKLVGEANDYVGKGMHGGEIVITPPPEANYAAADNVIVGNTCLYGATGGVLFANGIAGERFAVRNSKGVAVIEGAGDHCCEYMTGGTIVVLGKVGRNVGAGMTGGLAYFLDEEGNFSELVNHEIVKLQKVSSPAGERQLRQLIQTHAERTNSAKAQAILANWSEYLPKFWQVVPPSEVDTPEAVVGKELSSVN